Proteins encoded together in one Olsenella timonensis window:
- a CDS encoding N-acetylmannosamine-6-phosphate 2-epimerase yields the protein MSASVHPIVAALRGGLIVSVQAYPGEPLRHPETMAQMARACELGGAAAIRCQGLADIAAVKGRVEVPVIGLWKEGHEGVFITPTLRHALACANAGADVVALDATDRARPDGRTFEQTVEAVRAATDVALMADCATIEDVRRAAAAGCELVSTTLSHGRAAAGTALDDGPDLPLLRAAVAEFPGVPIVCEGHVHTPADARAALDAGAWAVVVGTAITHPTTVTGWFADALS from the coding sequence GTGAGCGCGAGCGTCCATCCGATCGTCGCCGCCCTGCGGGGCGGGCTCATCGTGAGCGTCCAGGCGTACCCCGGCGAGCCGCTGCGCCATCCCGAGACCATGGCGCAGATGGCGCGTGCCTGCGAGCTGGGAGGGGCGGCCGCGATCCGCTGCCAGGGGCTCGCCGACATCGCCGCGGTCAAGGGGCGCGTCGAGGTGCCCGTGATCGGCCTGTGGAAGGAGGGGCACGAGGGGGTCTTCATCACGCCCACGCTGCGCCACGCGCTTGCCTGCGCGAATGCCGGCGCCGACGTGGTCGCCCTCGACGCCACCGACCGCGCCCGACCCGACGGCCGCACGTTCGAGCAGACGGTCGAGGCCGTCCGCGCCGCCACCGACGTGGCGCTCATGGCCGACTGCGCCACGATCGAAGACGTCCGACGCGCCGCGGCGGCGGGCTGCGAGCTGGTCTCCACCACGCTCTCCCATGGGCGTGCTGCGGCGGGCACGGCGCTTGACGACGGCCCCGACCTGCCACTTCTGCGCGCTGCGGTCGCGGAGTTCCCGGGGGTGCCGATCGTGTGCGAGGGCCACGTCCACACGCCGGCCGACGCCCGCGCCGCCCTCGACGCCGGCGCCTGGGCTGTGGTCGTGGGCACCGCGATCACCCACCCGACAACCGTGACCGGCTGGTTCGCCGACGCGCTGTCGTAG
- the whiA gene encoding DNA-binding protein WhiA: MSFTAEVKDELSRVEAPSPAAELAQLSALVRICGTLSFHGSGRYSLRVATETGAVARTVIKLTHKLFDLETALTVRRSVLHKTRNYLIEIPEQEGLDRDLVRLGILAPGRGLLPGVPAALVSSAAARAAYVRGAFMAGGFIADPRGEFHLEVAVTGEDYASDLVRLVGTLGAAARLNRRRGAFAIYLKSYDDVSALLRGMGALRTARFVDVARAKKSVKNDVNRRVNAEMANQARSTGAAAEQLELIERAERAPGLSALPPALREFCRVRRANPELSLAALGELLDPPASKSAMYHRVLRLQALVDEAGEDAGRG; encoded by the coding sequence ATGTCGTTCACCGCAGAGGTCAAAGACGAGCTTTCCCGCGTGGAGGCCCCCTCGCCCGCAGCCGAGCTGGCACAGCTCTCGGCGCTCGTGCGCATCTGCGGCACGCTCTCCTTCCACGGCTCGGGCCGCTACTCGCTCAGGGTCGCCACCGAGACCGGCGCCGTGGCGCGCACCGTGATCAAGCTCACGCACAAGCTCTTCGACCTCGAGACCGCCCTCACCGTGCGGCGCTCGGTCCTGCACAAGACGCGCAACTACCTGATCGAGATCCCCGAGCAGGAGGGGCTCGACCGCGACCTCGTGCGCCTGGGCATCCTCGCCCCGGGGCGCGGCCTGCTCCCCGGCGTCCCCGCCGCGCTCGTCTCCTCTGCCGCCGCGCGAGCCGCCTACGTGCGCGGGGCCTTCATGGCGGGTGGCTTCATCGCCGACCCGCGCGGCGAGTTCCACCTCGAGGTCGCCGTGACGGGGGAGGACTACGCCTCCGACCTCGTGCGCCTCGTCGGCACCCTGGGCGCGGCGGCCCGCCTCAACCGTCGCCGCGGTGCCTTTGCGATCTACCTCAAGAGCTACGACGACGTGAGCGCGCTCCTGCGCGGCATGGGTGCGCTCAGGACGGCGCGCTTCGTCGACGTCGCGCGCGCGAAGAAGTCCGTCAAGAACGACGTCAACCGTCGCGTGAACGCGGAGATGGCGAACCAGGCGCGCTCCACCGGCGCCGCGGCGGAGCAGCTCGAGCTGATCGAGCGCGCCGAGCGCGCGCCGGGGCTCTCGGCGCTGCCTCCCGCCCTGCGCGAGTTCTGCCGCGTGCGGCGCGCCAACCCCGAGCTCTCCCTCGCCGCGCTCGGCGAGCTGCTCGACCCGCCGGCGTCAAAGTCCGCCATGTACCATCGCGTGCTGCGCCTCCAGGCCCTCGTCGACGAGGCCGGGGAGGATGCCGGGAGGGGCTAG
- the gap gene encoding type I glyceraldehyde-3-phosphate dehydrogenase, giving the protein MAVKVAINGFGRIGRLAFRQMFGHEGSEIVAINDLTSPDMLAYLLKYDTTQGNYARDHKVEAGEDSITVDGKQITIYKEADASKLPWGELGVDVVLECTGFYTSKAKAQAHIDAGAKKVVISAPAGNDLPTIVYNVNHEQLTADDNIISAASCTTNCLAPMAKGLNDFAPIVSGIMTTIHAYTGDQMPLDGPQRKGNKRRSRACAQNIVPNSTGAAKAIGLVLPELNGKLIGAAQRVPTPTGSITNLYCVVDKKVTVDEVNAAMKAYAETIPETFAYNEDDIVSSDIIGETHGSIFDATQTMVQDLGNGQSLVQVTSWYDNENSYTSQMVRTIKYFEKFVA; this is encoded by the coding sequence ATGGCAGTAAAGGTTGCTATCAACGGCTTTGGTCGCATCGGCCGTCTGGCGTTCCGTCAGATGTTCGGTCACGAGGGCTCCGAGATCGTCGCCATCAACGACCTCACCTCCCCGGACATGCTCGCGTACCTCCTGAAGTACGACACCACGCAGGGCAACTACGCTCGCGACCACAAGGTCGAGGCCGGCGAGGACTCCATCACCGTCGACGGCAAGCAGATCACCATCTACAAGGAGGCCGACGCCTCCAAGCTCCCCTGGGGCGAGCTCGGCGTTGACGTCGTCCTCGAGTGCACCGGCTTCTACACCTCCAAGGCCAAGGCCCAGGCCCACATCGACGCCGGCGCCAAGAAGGTCGTCATCTCCGCTCCCGCGGGCAACGACCTCCCCACGATCGTCTACAACGTCAACCACGAGCAGCTGACCGCCGATGACAACATCATCTCCGCGGCCTCCTGCACCACCAACTGCCTCGCCCCGATGGCCAAGGGCCTGAACGACTTCGCCCCCATCGTCTCCGGCATCATGACCACCATCCACGCCTACACCGGCGACCAGATGCCGCTCGACGGCCCGCAGCGCAAGGGCAACAAGCGCCGCAGCCGCGCCTGCGCGCAGAACATCGTCCCCAACTCCACGGGTGCCGCCAAGGCCATCGGCCTGGTCCTCCCGGAGCTCAACGGCAAGCTGATCGGTGCCGCCCAGCGCGTTCCCACGCCCACCGGCTCCATCACCAACCTCTACTGCGTGGTTGACAAGAAGGTCACCGTCGACGAGGTCAACGCTGCCATGAAGGCCTACGCCGAGACCATCCCCGAGACCTTCGCCTACAACGAGGACGACATCGTCTCCTCCGACATCATCGGCGAGACCCACGGCTCGATCTTCGACGCCACCCAGACCATGGTCCAGGACCTCGGCAACGGCCAGAGCCTCGTTCAGGTCACCTCTTGGTACGACAACGAGAACTCCTACACCTCCCAGATGGTCCGCACCATCAAGTACTTCGAGAAGTTCGTCGCGTAG
- the tpiA gene encoding triose-phosphate isomerase: protein MRKRMIAGNWKMNKTYSEGVVLAQGLADELADGTGDVDVVVCPPAVDLKGVSEVIEQASAPFALGAQNVYWEESGAYTGETAPSMLEAVGATHCIIGHSERRDYFGETDEDVNKKAKALMAHGIVPISCCGESLEVREAGKHVEFVVDQIKKDTEGLTITDPSKYVIAYEPIWAIGTGKTATADDAQEVCGAIRATLVEVFGEEVASGIRVLYGGSAKPENIAGFLEKEDVDGALVGGASLKADSFAAMVKSAMA from the coding sequence ATGCGTAAGAGGATGATTGCTGGCAACTGGAAGATGAACAAGACCTACAGCGAGGGCGTCGTCCTCGCCCAGGGCCTTGCCGACGAGCTTGCCGACGGCACCGGCGACGTCGACGTCGTCGTCTGCCCGCCCGCCGTCGACCTCAAGGGCGTCTCCGAGGTCATCGAGCAGGCCTCCGCGCCGTTCGCGCTCGGCGCGCAGAACGTCTACTGGGAGGAGTCCGGCGCCTACACCGGCGAGACCGCTCCCAGCATGCTCGAGGCCGTGGGCGCCACCCACTGCATCATCGGCCACTCCGAGCGCCGCGACTACTTCGGCGAGACGGACGAGGACGTGAACAAGAAGGCCAAGGCCCTCATGGCTCACGGCATCGTGCCCATCTCCTGCTGCGGCGAGTCCCTCGAGGTCCGCGAGGCCGGCAAGCACGTCGAGTTCGTCGTCGACCAGATCAAGAAGGACACCGAGGGCCTCACGATCACCGACCCGTCCAAGTACGTGATCGCCTACGAGCCCATCTGGGCCATCGGCACCGGCAAGACCGCCACGGCCGACGACGCCCAGGAGGTCTGCGGCGCCATCCGCGCCACCCTCGTCGAGGTCTTCGGCGAGGAGGTCGCCTCCGGCATCCGCGTCCTCTACGGCGGCTCCGCCAAGCCCGAGAACATCGCCGGCTTCCTCGAGAAGGAGGACGTCGACGGCGCGCTCGTCGGCGGCGCCTCCCTCAAGGCCGACAGCTTCGCCGCCATGGTGAAGTCCGCGATGGCGTAG
- a CDS encoding phosphoglycerate kinase, whose product MAFTKKTVRDADVAGKRVLMRVDFNVPLKDGVVTDDTRVRAAIPTIEYLKDKGAKIILMSHLGRPKGDGPEPAFSLKPAADKLAEITGYDVKFVDDTYGEKAKAAVDALQDGDILVLENVRFDKREKKNDPEIAKTLASYGDIFVLDAFGTAHRAQGSVVGPAAYLPAYAGFLLEKEVDTLTSIFAEPERPFVAIVGGSKVSSKIGVLDHLIDSADTLIIGGGMAYTFFLAQGRSVGLSLKEEDWVERAGEMLKKAEEKGVKILLPIDNRVADHFGEDAVPEVVSSDAIPDDREGMDIGPETEKLYAEAVMGAKTVFWNGPMGVFEFDNFAHGTEAVARAIAESDCTSIIGGGDSVAAINKFGLADKMSWISTGGGASMELVEGKALPGVEALLDA is encoded by the coding sequence ATGGCCTTCACCAAGAAGACCGTCCGCGACGCCGACGTCGCGGGCAAGCGCGTCCTCATGCGCGTCGACTTCAACGTCCCCCTGAAGGACGGCGTCGTGACTGACGACACCCGCGTGCGCGCCGCCATCCCCACCATCGAGTACCTCAAGGACAAGGGCGCCAAGATCATCCTCATGAGCCACCTCGGCCGCCCCAAGGGCGACGGCCCCGAGCCCGCGTTCTCCCTCAAGCCGGCCGCCGACAAGCTCGCCGAGATCACCGGCTATGACGTGAAGTTCGTCGACGACACCTACGGCGAGAAGGCCAAGGCGGCCGTCGACGCCCTCCAGGACGGCGACATCCTCGTCCTCGAGAACGTCCGCTTCGACAAGCGCGAGAAGAAGAACGACCCCGAGATCGCCAAGACCCTCGCCTCCTACGGCGACATCTTCGTGCTCGACGCCTTCGGCACCGCGCACCGCGCCCAGGGCTCGGTCGTCGGCCCCGCCGCCTACCTGCCCGCCTACGCCGGCTTCCTGCTCGAGAAGGAGGTCGACACCCTGACCTCGATCTTCGCCGAGCCCGAGCGCCCCTTCGTCGCCATCGTCGGCGGCTCCAAGGTGTCCTCCAAGATCGGCGTCCTCGATCACCTGATCGACTCCGCCGACACGCTGATCATCGGCGGCGGCATGGCCTACACCTTCTTCCTCGCCCAGGGCAGGAGCGTCGGCCTGTCCCTCAAGGAGGAGGACTGGGTCGAGCGCGCCGGCGAGATGCTGAAGAAGGCCGAGGAGAAGGGCGTCAAGATCCTGCTCCCGATCGACAACCGCGTCGCCGACCACTTCGGCGAGGACGCCGTGCCGGAGGTCGTCTCCTCCGACGCCATCCCCGACGACCGTGAGGGCATGGACATCGGCCCCGAGACCGAGAAGCTCTACGCCGAGGCCGTCATGGGCGCCAAGACCGTCTTCTGGAACGGCCCGATGGGCGTCTTCGAGTTCGACAACTTCGCCCACGGCACCGAGGCCGTCGCCCGCGCCATCGCGGAGTCCGACTGCACCTCGATCATCGGCGGCGGCGACTCCGTCGCGGCCATCAACAAGTTCGGCCTGGCCGACAAGATGAGCTGGATCTCCACCGGCGGTGGCGCTTCCATGGAGCTCGTCGAGGGCAAGGCCCTTCCCGGAGTGGAGGCGCTTCTCGATGCGTAA
- a CDS encoding Gfo/Idh/MocA family protein yields the protein MSDTAQTAAPLDAAAAASAAFASVQGKPFPGDIFTAPQLNWAVIGCGVIANQMAESLALAGRRLAGVTNRTREKAVAFAERHGVERVYDTCEELYADPAIDAVYITTPHNTHIRYLRGALAAGKHVLCEKSITLNSAELDEARAIADAHGVVLMDATTILHMPLYQELRRRAATGEFGRMNLAQLNFGSYKEYGDLTNRFYNPRLAGGAMLDIGVYALSLMRLFMASQPHEVVSLGNLCETGVDVAGGIVCRNAEGQLGVVSLTLHSKQPKRAVVSFDECYVEVGEYPRADTATIVWTADGRRETVTCGEEAYALCYEMADLEAAVAGDAEKRVLLGYAADVMELMTRLRADWGVVYPEER from the coding sequence ATGTCAGACACCGCACAGACCGCCGCCCCGCTCGACGCCGCCGCTGCCGCCTCCGCGGCCTTCGCCTCCGTCCAGGGCAAGCCGTTCCCTGGCGACATCTTCACGGCGCCCCAGCTCAACTGGGCCGTCATCGGCTGTGGCGTCATCGCCAACCAAATGGCCGAGTCGCTCGCGCTCGCGGGCCGGAGGCTGGCCGGCGTCACGAACCGCACGCGCGAGAAGGCCGTCGCCTTCGCCGAGAGGCACGGCGTGGAGCGCGTCTACGACACCTGCGAGGAGCTCTACGCCGACCCCGCTATCGACGCCGTCTACATCACCACGCCGCACAACACCCACATCCGCTACCTGCGCGGCGCGCTGGCCGCCGGCAAGCACGTGCTCTGCGAGAAGTCCATCACACTGAACTCCGCCGAGCTCGACGAGGCGCGCGCGATCGCCGACGCCCACGGCGTCGTGCTCATGGATGCCACCACGATTCTGCACATGCCGCTCTACCAGGAGCTTCGTCGCCGCGCGGCTACCGGCGAGTTTGGCCGCATGAACCTGGCGCAGCTCAACTTCGGTTCCTACAAGGAGTACGGTGACCTCACCAACCGCTTCTACAACCCCAGGCTCGCCGGCGGCGCGATGCTCGACATCGGCGTCTACGCGCTCAGCCTGATGCGCCTGTTCATGGCGTCCCAGCCGCACGAGGTGGTCTCGCTCGGCAACCTCTGCGAGACGGGCGTCGACGTGGCGGGCGGCATCGTGTGCCGCAACGCCGAGGGCCAGCTCGGCGTCGTCTCGCTGACCCTGCACTCCAAGCAGCCCAAGCGCGCCGTCGTCTCCTTCGACGAGTGCTACGTCGAGGTCGGGGAGTACCCGCGCGCCGACACGGCCACGATCGTCTGGACCGCCGACGGCCGCCGCGAGACCGTGACGTGCGGCGAGGAGGCCTACGCCCTCTGCTACGAGATGGCCGACCTCGAGGCCGCCGTGGCCGGCGACGCCGAGAAGCGCGTCCTTCTCGGCTACGCCGCAGACGTGATGGAGCTCATGACCCGCCTGCGCGCCGACTGGGGCGTCGTCTACCCCGAGGAGCGCTAG
- the rapZ gene encoding RNase adapter RapZ — MSEAGQQMRARESAARVPDVVVVTGMSGSGRTQALHVFEDMGYYCIDNLPPRLLLQLAEIVGINTGVGRHLAVTCDLRSQGLFDEFSESVKLLRDHEISCSVVFLDTSDEVLMRRYDENRRRHPLAVAGEPLDRTIARERAQLSAVRDAADLVIDTSRLRPRDLRSRLRRAFSELTDQQLMEVSVFSFGFKHGMPVEADLMIDVRFLPNPFYDPEMRTLTGRDRLVADFVLGNPATERFMDAWERLLDVAMPGYVAEGKSHLSIAVGCTGGQHRSVAIAEATASYLEKSGYHVSISHRDLALANVRTS; from the coding sequence ATGAGCGAGGCTGGCCAGCAGATGCGCGCCCGCGAGAGCGCCGCCCGCGTGCCCGACGTCGTGGTGGTCACCGGCATGTCCGGCTCCGGCCGCACCCAGGCCCTCCACGTCTTCGAGGACATGGGCTACTACTGCATCGACAACCTCCCGCCCCGCCTGCTCCTGCAGCTCGCGGAGATAGTCGGCATCAACACCGGGGTCGGCCGGCACCTCGCCGTGACCTGCGACCTGCGCAGCCAGGGCCTCTTCGACGAGTTCTCCGAGTCGGTGAAGCTCCTTCGCGACCATGAGATCTCCTGCTCGGTGGTGTTTCTCGACACCTCCGACGAGGTCCTCATGCGCCGCTATGACGAGAACCGCCGCCGTCACCCGCTCGCGGTGGCGGGCGAGCCTCTCGACCGCACGATCGCCCGCGAGCGCGCGCAGCTCAGCGCCGTGCGCGACGCCGCGGACCTGGTGATCGACACGAGCCGCCTGCGCCCGAGGGACCTGCGCTCCCGTCTGCGCCGGGCGTTCTCGGAGCTCACCGACCAGCAGCTCATGGAGGTCTCGGTCTTCTCGTTCGGCTTCAAGCACGGTATGCCGGTCGAGGCCGACCTCATGATCGACGTGCGCTTCCTGCCCAACCCCTTCTACGACCCGGAGATGCGAACGCTGACGGGCAGGGACCGCCTGGTCGCCGACTTCGTCCTGGGCAATCCCGCGACCGAAAGGTTCATGGACGCCTGGGAGCGCCTGCTCGACGTTGCCATGCCCGGCTACGTAGCCGAGGGCAAGAGCCACCTCTCCATCGCCGTGGGGTGCACGGGCGGCCAGCACCGCAGCGTTGCCATTGCCGAGGCGACCGCGTCCTATCTCGAGAAGAGCGGCTACCACGTGAGCATCTCCCACCGCGACCTCGCGCTGGCCAACGTCAGGACGAGCTAG
- the uvrC gene encoding excinuclease ABC subunit UvrC yields the protein MPGPAADIPDDHLDLLAARVAQVPTEPGCYLWKDARGEVVYVGKAKSLRARMRQYVTLSDEREKIPLMMQVVRDFDYVVVGSEHEALVLERNLIAQYHPYFNVDYKDDKSYPFIAITESDVFPAIKYTRERHRKGTRYFGPYTDARAARETIDTLRKVVPICMATCAEWKRAKRVLDRDPSQAAVANLVLAQRCRPCFDYHVGRGPGVCAGMIDTVEYARHVRQVESFLAGNRRAIVGELTDQMREAAANLDFERAGRLKARLEGLDALDDRQQVVFSSNVSADLIGIYREETISCACVFVVREGRTVRSVEFILDKGLDVGEEELVGGFLKRYYDETADLPAEVDLDCELSDAEVLEGWLSEKRGRPVHLHRPRRGEKRHLLDMAATNARHALMRHMVKTGYADERTNQALLQLESALALDAPPMRIECFDISTLHGHFTVASMVVFTNGRPDKSQYRRFKIQTPLTEANDFVSMSEVLGRRYSPERMADERFGRRPDLLVVDGGKPQLTAATAQLEELGLDIPVCGLAKSDEEIFVPWDDTPVVLPSGSPSLYLIKQVRDESHRFAITFHRELRDKAMTRSVIDDVPGVGPKRRRALMRRFGSLRRLRAASEEQIAQTPGVPAEVARAVWQALHELGPEGPAERDAGAEGPAGGE from the coding sequence ATGCCCGGCCCCGCCGCCGACATCCCCGACGACCACCTCGACCTTCTCGCCGCCCGCGTCGCCCAGGTCCCCACCGAGCCCGGGTGCTACCTCTGGAAGGACGCGAGGGGCGAGGTCGTCTACGTGGGCAAGGCCAAGAGCCTGCGCGCGCGCATGCGCCAGTACGTGACGCTCTCCGACGAGCGCGAGAAGATCCCGCTCATGATGCAGGTGGTCCGCGACTTCGACTACGTCGTCGTGGGCTCCGAGCACGAGGCGCTCGTGCTGGAGCGCAACCTCATCGCGCAGTACCACCCCTACTTCAACGTCGACTACAAGGACGACAAGAGCTACCCCTTCATCGCGATCACCGAGTCGGACGTCTTCCCCGCGATCAAGTACACGCGCGAGCGTCACCGCAAGGGGACGCGCTACTTCGGCCCCTACACCGACGCCCGTGCTGCCCGCGAGACCATCGACACCCTGCGCAAGGTGGTGCCCATCTGCATGGCGACCTGCGCGGAGTGGAAGCGCGCCAAGCGCGTCCTCGACCGCGACCCGTCGCAGGCGGCCGTCGCCAACCTGGTCCTCGCCCAGCGCTGCCGCCCCTGCTTCGACTACCACGTGGGGCGCGGACCCGGCGTGTGCGCCGGCATGATCGACACGGTGGAGTACGCGCGCCACGTGCGCCAGGTCGAGAGCTTCCTCGCCGGCAACCGCCGCGCGATCGTCGGCGAGCTGACCGACCAGATGCGCGAGGCCGCCGCCAACCTCGACTTCGAGCGAGCGGGTCGCCTCAAGGCGCGCCTCGAGGGGCTGGACGCCCTCGACGACCGCCAGCAGGTGGTCTTCTCGTCCAACGTGAGCGCCGACCTCATCGGCATCTACCGCGAGGAGACCATAAGCTGCGCCTGCGTCTTCGTGGTCCGCGAGGGCCGCACGGTGCGCTCCGTCGAGTTCATCCTGGACAAGGGGCTCGACGTGGGCGAGGAGGAGCTGGTCGGCGGCTTTTTGAAGCGCTACTACGACGAGACGGCCGACCTCCCGGCTGAGGTCGACCTCGACTGCGAGCTCTCCGACGCCGAGGTCCTGGAGGGCTGGCTCTCCGAGAAGCGCGGGCGGCCGGTGCACCTCCACCGCCCGCGCCGCGGCGAGAAGCGCCACCTGCTCGACATGGCGGCGACCAACGCCCGGCACGCGCTCATGCGCCACATGGTCAAGACCGGCTATGCCGACGAGCGTACGAACCAGGCGCTGCTCCAGCTGGAGAGCGCGCTGGCGCTGGACGCCCCGCCGATGCGCATCGAGTGCTTCGACATCTCCACCCTCCACGGCCACTTTACGGTGGCGTCGATGGTGGTCTTCACCAACGGGCGGCCGGACAAGTCCCAGTACCGGCGCTTCAAGATCCAGACGCCGCTCACCGAGGCCAACGACTTCGTCTCGATGTCGGAGGTGCTGGGGAGGCGCTACTCCCCGGAGCGCATGGCCGACGAGCGCTTTGGGCGCCGTCCCGACCTGCTCGTCGTCGACGGCGGCAAGCCACAGCTCACGGCGGCGACGGCGCAGCTCGAGGAGCTGGGGCTCGACATCCCCGTGTGCGGCCTCGCCAAGTCGGACGAGGAGATCTTCGTGCCGTGGGACGACACGCCGGTCGTGCTGCCGAGCGGCTCGCCGTCGCTCTACCTCATCAAGCAGGTGCGCGACGAGTCGCACCGCTTTGCCATCACGTTCCACCGGGAGCTGCGCGACAAGGCGATGACGCGCTCGGTGATCGACGACGTGCCGGGGGTGGGCCCCAAGCGCCGCCGCGCGCTCATGAGGAGGTTCGGCTCGCTCAGGCGCCTGCGCGCCGCGAGCGAGGAGCAGATCGCGCAGACGCCCGGCGTGCCCGCCGAGGTGGCGCGCGCCGTGTGGCAGGCGCTGCACGAGCTGGGCCCGGAGGGGCCGGCAGAGAGGGACGCGGGCGCCGAGGGCCCCGCGGGAGGGGAGTGA
- a CDS encoding peptidoglycan bridge formation glycyltransferase FemA/FemB family protein, protein MTEYREVTSAEEWDALVDERGGHPMQAWGWGELKERTGSWTARRIVVERDGRVDGACQVLVRRLPWPFGHICYAPRGPVASPELLPEVADEVAEWCRENLSAVSLKIDPAVREGELSLGDRWERSEKVLLPRTAAIDLAPTEEEIMAGLHSKKARQYIRKAARSGVAVRRATEADLDAILDIYHHTADADEFALHPDEYYRTAMSACDDVNQVFVAELEGRALAFLWNVATSGTAFELWGGVTDEGKRLRANYLLKWEAIVAAKRAGSRLYDLNGLLEGGVSTFKLLFAGEPTVWVGSFDRPLSPLYHVWDAALKLYRKLFK, encoded by the coding sequence ATGACAGAGTATCGCGAGGTCACGTCCGCCGAGGAATGGGACGCGCTCGTCGACGAGCGGGGCGGGCACCCCATGCAGGCATGGGGATGGGGCGAGCTCAAGGAGCGGACGGGCTCGTGGACGGCGCGCCGCATCGTGGTCGAGCGCGACGGCCGCGTCGACGGGGCCTGCCAGGTGCTCGTACGCAGGCTCCCGTGGCCCTTCGGCCACATCTGCTACGCCCCGCGCGGCCCCGTCGCCTCGCCCGAGCTCCTGCCGGAGGTGGCCGACGAGGTCGCCGAGTGGTGCCGGGAGAACCTGTCCGCCGTCTCCCTCAAGATCGACCCGGCCGTGAGGGAGGGCGAGCTCTCGCTCGGCGACCGCTGGGAGCGCTCCGAGAAGGTCCTGCTGCCCCGCACCGCCGCGATCGACCTCGCCCCCACCGAGGAGGAGATCATGGCGGGCCTCCACTCCAAGAAGGCGCGCCAGTACATCCGCAAGGCGGCCCGCTCGGGCGTCGCCGTGCGCCGAGCGACCGAGGCGGACCTCGACGCGATTCTCGACATCTACCACCACACGGCAGACGCCGACGAGTTCGCCCTGCACCCCGACGAGTACTATCGCACGGCGATGTCGGCGTGCGACGACGTCAACCAGGTCTTCGTCGCCGAGCTCGAGGGCCGCGCGCTCGCCTTCCTGTGGAACGTGGCCACGTCCGGGACGGCGTTCGAGCTGTGGGGCGGCGTGACCGACGAGGGGAAGCGGCTGCGTGCGAACTACCTGCTCAAGTGGGAGGCCATCGTCGCCGCAAAGCGCGCGGGGTCGCGGCTCTACGACCTGAACGGCCTTCTCGAGGGCGGAGTGAGCACCTTCAAGCTGCTCTTCGCCGGCGAGCCCACCGTGTGGGTGGGGTCGTTCGACCGGCCGCTCTCGCCGCTCTACCACGTCTGGGACGCCGCCCTCAAGCTGTACCGGAAGCTGTTCAAGTAG
- a CDS encoding DeoR/GlpR family DNA-binding transcription regulator — MIAEERLARIVEMVERRGTASVSELASALSISESTIRRDLDKLDQAHRLVKVHGGATAREAAHLTRDLTLLERHGLHDEEKRAIAEYAAGLIGPDDFVYVDAGTSTEALVARITETRALYVTDSVSHATALAARGCRVTVLGGELKSATEALVGPDAIASLERYHFTLGFWGSNGITEDAGYTTPDRSEAQVKQASMERAERRYVLSDASKFGRTSRVSFAPFASAQILTAGDVPQEYRGLANVVAVGE, encoded by the coding sequence ATGATCGCCGAGGAGCGCCTCGCGCGCATCGTGGAGATGGTGGAGCGCCGCGGCACCGCGAGCGTCTCGGAGCTCGCCTCGGCGCTCAGCATCTCCGAGTCCACCATCCGCCGGGACCTCGACAAGCTCGACCAGGCCCACCGCCTCGTCAAGGTGCACGGCGGCGCCACCGCCCGCGAGGCGGCCCACCTCACGCGCGACCTCACGCTCCTGGAGCGCCACGGCCTGCACGACGAGGAGAAGCGCGCCATCGCCGAGTACGCCGCGGGCCTCATCGGCCCCGACGACTTCGTCTACGTCGACGCGGGCACCTCGACCGAGGCCCTCGTGGCGCGCATCACCGAGACGCGCGCGCTCTACGTGACCGACTCCGTCTCGCACGCGACGGCGCTCGCCGCGCGCGGGTGCCGCGTCACGGTGCTCGGCGGCGAGCTCAAGAGCGCCACGGAGGCCCTCGTGGGCCCCGACGCCATCGCGTCGCTGGAGCGCTACCACTTCACGCTGGGGTTCTGGGGATCCAACGGCATCACCGAGGACGCCGGCTACACCACACCCGACCGCAGCGAGGCCCAGGTCAAGCAGGCCTCCATGGAGCGCGCCGAGCGCCGCTACGTGCTCTCCGACGCGAGCAAGTTCGGCCGCACGAGCCGCGTCAGCTTCGCGCCCTTCGCCTCCGCGCAGATCCTCACCGCCGGCGACGTGCCGCAGGAGTACCGAGGGCTCGCCAACGTGGTCGCGGTGGGGGAGTAG